The genomic stretch ATGTGAGCCGCCAAAGCCAGTTTTTAGCATTATTGAGCTGTTTCAACTTCTCAGCTGCAAGATAAAGCCCAATATTGACATTGAACATCACTGCGATACCATAATCAATTCATTGTGCACTTAACCAGATCATTCAGTCATTCAATTACCAAGATGGTATTAGATAATAAAATGTCTGTCTCTGTTGTTATTGATTTACTCCATGTATTTAGCCTTGTTTAACTTATCAGCCAGTAACAGGCTTCGTTTATAAACTGATGACCCAGTTCAATCTGACACTGACTTTCAATCTGATACCAGAAGCAATACAGTATGAATGTTTTTAAAATATTGGGAGtatctgcatttttttttacaacaatgtAATGCAATTTACCCCTCAAGTCAGTAAAATGTATTCTAAGTTTCATCGTCTCATTCACATTTTTAGTTAAATTAACTCGAACACCCTACACCTCTATCCAAATCATATGGCTAGACAAGAGTTACTAAGTGAGGGTATGCTGTTTCTACAGTTAAATACATGCACAATATAATGTTCCTTAACTATCTTTAGCAGAATATAATGCCAATGTTTTGAAGCAAAGCCATCACAAATTTCACATTATCGAGGAACACGCTGATCCAAGGCAAAGTTTAAGGTATGGTATAAGGTAACTTTGAAATTCAAGCGTCTCGGTAaaatctaaacacacacacaaggtattgATCATGGTATGtcgtctgtaaaaaaaaaaggtgttcgGTTTAGGTATGCCTCATTCAAAATACAGGCTACACTTTCAGATCAAGTTTACTTGTAAGGAAAAACAGACTTGCACTATCCAAGTGTCTTAATAGTTAAGAAAGTGTTTTTAGAGTGGTTGTGACCCTGCTGCTTAATAACATGGCTCACCTTGAGTGTCTGGGACGGACTTCAGCGGGCTGGTCACCAAGTCAGACGGAGAATGAACTGTCTCCCTCACACACGGCTGTTCGCATGATGAGTCATCTGAGTCTGCACAGTCCAAATCCACTTTGCACTGGTCTTCATTAGAGCACAGCGGCGGAAGGGTTAACTGCTTCCTGCAGCCATACCAGAAATTAATGCATCTATTGACCTACTACTGATATGTCGACACAGTGTCATATGAGCCAAAACAGGCTATTCTAAATGCATCATCGGGCAAAGGAAAGGGCTCAAATTACATACCTCTTCTCTCGTCTCCCGTTCCCTGTGTCCCTGAACCCTTTTGCAAAGGGATTATTGTCAATTTTGAGTTGTGTGATCTTAGGacggaaagggaaaaaaagacagaGCAATGCAAATCAGCCATAATAGCCTTTCAGAGAGGCTGGTGCAAATCATGCCAACTGACTAAGTTGCAGGTTCATAAAACAGCTTAAGATCTTCGTTTGAAGACCTTTTCTTTCTCCTAGAACTACAATTGCCTCTGAGAATTGTCTGAGTCTTTTTGTTCTAAAACTCCTTTAAGCCATCTGCTTCCAGACTGTGAATTGTGTTCTTTTCACATTACTCaggctaaagaaaaagaaaaaatcaactTCTTTTTTTCCAAATGCATTCATGCAATTTTTTTGTGCACTGCAATTTTCACGAGTTTGTATTTTgcccttgagagagagagagagtgagagagaaagagagagaagggagggagaaTCAGAGCTTACCTTATCATTTTGATATGCAGTGACTGCGATGAACTCTGTCTCCGGGAAAACATAAGTCCGGAAAGTGCTGTAAGGAAGCCTCATTATGTCGTTGGCTCTCACAATATGAAATCTGGGCTGGTATTTATGCATGGAATTCAGAATTGTCTgcaaaagcaaaaaataaaataacaaaaagaaTAATTCACACAACAgataaaacacacacaggcataaaAAAATCAATAGAGGGTATTGATTATAAGGatgatgttgatggcgacgacgaTCATAGCTAAAACGAAATACATATGTACTCCTATTATTGGCCCCCATGTCTACAATTGAAACGTGGGTCAAATACTATCATACGGTGGAAACACCGCGATATATAATCCAATAACAACGCACCATGTTTTGCTTTCATTCTCTTGATCCGTCGTCTTAGGTctgataaaaaaaataatcttttaaGCGATTTAGAATTTGTGACAACTCCATTTTGAATCAAACACGGAGCTTGTAATTGCTCCCTATGCAGTAACACAACCTCTGTCTAAATGTCATGTGcggattattttattattattattatcatcatctcaAATCTAGCAATTTCTCAGTCTGGAGCAAATCCTCAACTTTGGAACAAAATAACACGAAAACCTCAAGCAGAGGCCGCGGTCAGGTGGCGTGAATTTCACCAACGTGACGCCAGCGGGGCTCTTCAGTAAACAAGACCCGTTTTGTTCGAGACGCCGTTAAACTTCCGGTGAGGGTGACACGTTCACGTCCACGAGGAGGCACGCACGACCCCCGCGCGACTCGGGTCCAAATCTACACGCGAGCAAGGCGGCGGTTCGCTCGTACTCACAAACCCATGCTTGTCCGAAACGTTGTTGGTCAGTTTCAGTTTGTGGAAGGCGACAGGTTTGGCCATCCACTGCTCGCCTTTGGAAGGGCTGTCCGGGTGGATGTACATCCGTTTGGGCATCTCCGGGTCCGCTTTCCCCGCCACCGTCCAGCGGGAGTTGTGAAACTTGTAGCGGCAGTCATCCGCAGCCACGATGTCCATCAGCAGGATGTACTTGGCTTTAGCGTTTAGCCCGCTGACACGGACTTTAAAGGGGGGGAACATCCTCCTGCAACGAGACGCAGATCAATAAAATTGAAGGGGGGGGGACGGTAAGAAATGCGTGGGTCATAGGTCAAGAGACCACATACAGACCGATTATTGGGTCGTAAAAACTACTGAGGTGTTGCGGAAGATGACTAGAAATGGAACTGTTGACTTGATGGCGTTTCTAGTTCAAGGGGAAACGTATTAAGGATTTTTCGTTTGTTACGTTTACTAATTTCCAGTCTAGATCAGCAACACagtgcacatcacccttgtggAGGCCCATTACATATCGACACAACAGCCCTTATATCGGCCGTGTGCGCCTGGTGAATAGGCCCGTCTGCTTTCATATAGGAGCGTATTGATGGCACTGCCCTGTTAGTCATGATGAAGAAGCTCAtttaattaatttattattttttttaccttcCCGATTTTGTGATGACCATTTCGGTTCCCATTTTGTGAAACTCGTCCCACAGACCGCTCGCCTCCAAGGTGACTTGGGGGTCGTCTTCCAGCGCTTCTTCGACGTGGAAACTTTTGACGGAGCGCGGGTAAACTCCGGGACGGCGCTGGTGCGCCAGGGTCCCGGGCAGCCTGGCGTCTTCGGGCTCGGACGCGGCGCGGTCGGTCAGCGGTTTGGCGAAGACGCCGGGAGGAGGGAAGGACAGCGCGGGGAAACAGGACGGCTGAGCGGCGGCGAGCAGCGCGGACATGGGGAAGGCGGCCGGTCGGTGAGCGTGGAAAGGATGGTATGCCATGGCAGCGCCCGTCTCAACCGGATCTCTCATCGGGGCATCCGACGCAACAGACTGACGCGAAATCACGACGCGGATAAACTTGCCCGCTTCGCCTCCGCGGCAGAGCTTAACGGTCGTATTGTCCGGAGTGCGGctgacccctctccctctccctctctccgtaaGAAGATCTGATTAGTTTTGACTGGACGATGACGAGGAGGAGGATAGGCTGCGGGTTCCCACGCGTCTCCCGTGAATGGCACCACGCACAGCTATTGGCCGGCGAAGCGCTCTCTGGACAGCGGGGACGGGAGAGACGGATCCTTCTTGCCGGCTCTCCTGCCGCGGCGGGAGTGTCACACTGCGGCGCGAGGGGACAGATCGAACGCGCTCTGTTACGAGCGcgatggagaaaaaaaagtgttattGTTGAACACGTGACTCCTCCGTATTTACCCACTTCCTCGGAGTGTTTATTCTACCAATTAAACGGCGTCATGGGCGTGGTTTCATCGCCGCCAAACGCGAACGGCAGGGTAGGAAAGTGGGTGACAGAcccgggagaggggggggggacacgtgaTGAAAGTAAAATAGCCTCTAATAATCACTTTGAGAATAAAGATTGGGAGAGCCCATGCCAAACTTAAGTCCGTGGCTTCTGGGGGGTTCGTTTGGGATGAATGGATGGGTTGTGCGCCGTGTAACCGGGTTAGCTGCCGTGTAGAGGGACGCGTTGACCGCACAGACGTCAGCAGCGGCTGGGTAGCGCAGCGTCCGCGGAGGCTTTTGCTTCCTCTGGTCGCGGTCAAAACCTGTTATTCGTTCGCCGCCTCGCACGCAGtgggtattttttattttttttctatcacAGTTCAAAAATTAGTTGGCAGGAGATTATCTGGAGGATTATGTGCAGCGTTGAGAGGGAATTTGGCCGTGTTCAGATGGCCTAAAACAGCTGCCAGAAAAGAGCTTTTGTAGGAGTGTGTGTAGAAAATAAAGTATGCCAATCTatccttttttttaattctcttttATAGCATGGTATGCCTGCATAGTACTGTAAATCTTGACCTAAACTGTATTCTTGTCATGGGTTCACCTGTCAGGCCATATTAGGTCGTatgatttaaaataaaaaaaaattaaaaaaccaCGCGCTTTGACAATTGTGACCCTCATCGCGTATCCCAACACGGCAGGGGGGGATTCTGAACATGATTTGTGTGTGGCAGTACATAGCGCAGCTTCACGTCACCCCCCCCTCCGCTTTTACATGGCCGGGGTCCCGTCCCCGCCAGGTATTTGTCAAAACAGACCGAGCATTACAGGGTGTGTACTGTAATATTCGCAGACTCCATTTTGCCATTTTGTTGTAAGTTTTAAGAAAACAGCGCGCCTTGATCTGAGGCTCTCTTTTAATTAAGGAGGACTTCGGCGCCAGTCGGCTGGCTTCCCACAGCGGGTCTCAGACCTCGCTCCTGTCACCTCGCATCCAACTCACAGACAGCACGTGACGCTGATCCCAGCACCGCCACTAGCACGCTGGAAGCTGTATgggatcattattattattatcatcactatcATTTTTATTACCACTGTTATTATTACCagttattattatcactattattattaatcattaacgatttttattatcattattattaataatattattattattgatgataTAATAATTTTGGTAATTATTtatattaataatagtaataatgatgataCTAGTAATAATCGTATAAGATTCAAGATACCTTACTGCCACACAACCAGGTTGGTGGTATTTGTTAGCATACCCAACTTCTCCACCTAAAtacatacaataaataaatacatgtggAGTACACaacataatgataacaataatatacAAATCCCTGTGGGCCTACATGTAGACTGCCAGAGAGACTTATGGATTTTCCTTCAAACATACAAGTGGTTCTGAACATCTCGACATTGTGGGAGTGATACAGGTGAACTCTATTACTCATTTTCCTTGATTGGCTGCGCCGGCGTGCCAATATCCATTTGACGTTAATTGGCGTTTGACAGCCCTCGTGCAAGTTTTGGACGAAagaaactttttttgtttttcctgttgAATGGACCAAGTCGTGTTTCAAGTCGTTTGACTGAGGGGGCTTGAAACGTTGCAAATGTCTGACATCGTTTCTCACTGAAATCCTCACATATGAATGATCCTTAAAGGCCTTG from Lampris incognitus isolate fLamInc1 chromosome 8, fLamInc1.hap2, whole genome shotgun sequence encodes the following:
- the LOC130116285 gene encoding T-box transcription factor TBX2-like — protein: MRDPVETGAAMAYHPFHAHRPAAFPMSALLAAAQPSCFPALSFPPPGVFAKPLTDRAASEPEDARLPGTLAHQRRPGVYPRSVKSFHVEEALEDDPQVTLEASGLWDEFHKMGTEMVITKSGRRMFPPFKVRVSGLNAKAKYILLMDIVAADDCRYKFHNSRWTVAGKADPEMPKRMYIHPDSPSKGEQWMAKPVAFHKLKLTNNVSDKHGFTILNSMHKYQPRFHIVRANDIMRLPYSTFRTYVFPETEFIAVTAYQNDKITQLKIDNNPFAKGFRDTGNGRREKRKQLTLPPLCSNEDQCKVDLDCADSDDSSCEQPCVRETVHSPSDLVTSPLKSVPDTQGDKNIGSDQDVDPQDVHSTRSSSGPGHTYVQSQRSQEILCNKSGLSNSFDILESRKEIPAYSVPKNKPPQENTVSKKDEVVLNKNRVGDEEE